Within the Planctomycetota bacterium genome, the region TTTTTTTAGGTGGTCAACCAGAGGATTAGAGCCCAGGTAAGTGGTGCCCAGATAGGTGCCGGCGATGGCAAGGCCGGTTACTAAGATTAGGATGGACAGGTTTACGAACATCCTAATAGAATTTCTCTTTTCTTGTCTCTTACGTTCGCCGATGTTCTTGGCGATTCCGATAGTCCCGACAATATGGTTGCTATCGTCCCTGAGGTAGCTTAAGGTTGTACTGGCATGAAACATCTTGCCTTCTTTAGTTTTAAGCCTGATATTATAATCAACCAACGATCCTTTTTCTTTAAGCGCGGATTCTACCTGTTTGCGATCCGGCGGGTTGAAATAAAACATACTGATAGGTTTTCCCAGGACTTCGTCCCGCGAGTATCCCAAGAAGATTTCTGCGCCTTTATTAAATTCGATGGCTTTCCCGTGCTCATCCCCGACTACGATGATATCACGGGAATCATCCAGGATGCTTTCCAGAAGCTTCAACCTTTCTTCCAGATGTTGCGTTTGGTTTTTCGGTTCCATGGTTATTACCTCCTTTTTATAAGTAAGAAAACTCCCTCCTTAGACGCAACTTCTCAAGATGTTAAACGGGTTTCTTGCTTACGGATTATTTATTCTGAAATATCAGCAAATTTTACTTTATAGCCCAGTTCAAGGAGTCTTTTCATGTGCTCATCACATTTCAGGACTTTTTTATAGAGGACATCGCCCAGCACTTCTGCTTTTGATTCCCTGTCTTCCTTGGGCAGGAAATAAGCCATAATGGTGTCGTCCGAGCAGCATGAGCCGTCGCTTTCGTATTTAAAGGTCATGTCATATCCCTTGCTCAGGACTTTCACGGCATTATCAAACCAGTCGTAATCCTTGCGGCCTAAATCAGTATTGATGATAATATGTGCCGTCAGGGATATTCCCTTGATTTTGGATGCTTTTAATAGATTCTTGCAGACGATAAACTTTTCCGCATTAATAGCATTGCCGAGGTTTATTTCGCGTATTACGCAGGTGCCGTCTTTGCGCTGGTATTCTTTAAGCAGGTTTAGCAAGACACGGAATTGGATAAGGTTATGGAGTCCGAGAAAACATGATATCTTGAAGGAAATAGACGGGATATCCTGGCAATAATATGATGCGGCGGCAATGGTTGCCCAACTGGGGTTAAGGAAGAAATTGGAGCCGGTTTCCAAAGCGGTCCTGGTGATGCTATCGAGATATACCAGGTGGTTATCGTTGGCGACTTCCACGCCGCAGAGGTTTCCAAAGGGCGTTCCCATATTAGCCATGAGCAATTGTTTCACGCCGCTTCCGGCATCGATTGTTTCCAACTTGGCTCCGGTGACTTTTTGAATGCGGTTAAAGCGGTATTCCGGCAGAGGAGTGCCCAAGAGACTCGATGAGCAGAATTTGGCGCCCATTATGTTCTCGCACATGGCGAGCGTTGCCAGTAAATCGCCTCCGTAAACATAGTCATCCGTCAAGGGCATCACGGAAATCATTTCATTCGGCATAAAGACATCGCCTTTTTCCACGGCGCGTTTAAAGCAATTATGGGTAATCCGGCATCCCTGCCACGCCGAAACCTGGGAAGTGGCCACGGCTTTCTTGGTGACTTTAAGTTTGTGTTCTTTAAGATAGTCGCTTGCCTTGGGCATTTTACCGGCGAACCTTTCGGCGTCATTAAGATAATTCACAAAACCCTGCTTTTCCGCCATGGCTTTCCTGAATTTATAATCGCGTTTTTCTTCCATGGTCTTGGCTATTTTTTTGTCTCCGCCGTAGGATGCTTTTAGTTTGTCTATGGCTTTTATTTCCTGCTTTGTCAGGTACGGTATTTTCATGTGATATCTCCTTATTTAGCTTTGTTTTTATAATTAAGGATGATCTGGCTGAAAGAATCAGATTTTAAACTGGCGCTGCCAACCAGCGCTCCGTCCACATCAGGCTGGGCGGATATTTCTGCAATATTTTCCGCTTTCACACTGCCACCATACAAAATCCGGATGTTTTTGGCAACAATTTCATTAAATATTGAAGTGATAAATTTACGGATGAAAGAATGCATTTCCTGGGCTTGCTGAGGGGTGGCTGTTTTGCCCGTTCCGATTGCCCAGACCGGTTCATAAGCGATGATGACTTTCTGTATATTGTCTTGAATGATTCCGTCAAGTCCTTCTTCCAGTTGACGCCTGATAACGCTTTCTGTTTTTCCTTCCTGCCGTTCTTCTAAGAGTTCTCCGACGCAGAAGATAGCGGTTAAGCCGGTTTTAAGAGCGGCTTTGATTTTATTGTTAATCATGGTGTCTGTTTCGCCCATTTGATGGCGGCGTTCGGAATGGCCTATAATGATGTAGTCGCATCCGATATCTTTAAGCATGGCAGGGGATACTTCTCCGGTAAAAGCACCTTCGTCTTTCCAGTAGCAGTTCTGGGCGCCGAGCTTGATGTTCGTGCTGTCAATCATTGCTTTTACGGGAGCCAGGTAGGGAAAAGGCGGGCAGACGCCGATTTCTATATCAGTTATTTTGGAGAGGTTCGTTTTTAGGAAAGTAACCAGTTCGGTGGCTTGTTTTAGATTGGTAAACATTTTCCAGTTTCCGATAATGGCAGGTGTTCTCATAATTAAGCTCCTTCTATGTTACATGTTTCAAGTTAGAAGTTTCAAGTCATTAAATTTGTAACTTATAACTTTTAACCTGAAACTCAAAGAACGGAGAGGGTGGGATTCGAACCCACGGTGGAGTTGCCCCCACACATGCTCTCCAGGCATGCCCGTTCAACCGCTCCGGCACCTCTCCAAAATTTAAAGTTACAAGTTTCAGGTTAGAGGTTTCAGGTTATTAAACTTGTAACTTATAACGTTTAACCTGAAACTTTAGTCATCGGAGAGGGTGGGATTCGAACCCACGCGCCCCGATTACCGGGGCAACCCGCTTTCGAGGCGGGCCCGTTATGACCACTTCGGTACCTCTCCCGAAGAAAAGTTCAAATGTTCCATGGTTCAAGGGTTTAAGAGATAATCATTTAAACTTTTGAACCGTTAAACTCTTAAACTTTAATAAAACGCGCCCGGTGTGATTCGAACACACAGCCTTCTGATTCGTAGTCAGGCACTCTATCCAGTTGAGCTACGGGCGCTTTTAATATAAGTTAATTAGAGGTTGTTGATAAAGTTAATTCACTAATTCACTGATCCCTTTATTCGCTTCTTTCGAAAGAACTCTTTTAAAATATCCTGGCATTCTTCCTTAAGGATGTTGGAAATCACTTCAATCCGGTGATTTAACCTCTTATCCGAAACAATGTTAAATATCGAGCCGCATCCTCCGGCTTTGGGGTCGTCCGTCCCGTAAATAATTCTTTTTACACGGGCCTGAACCAGGGCGGCCGCGCACATTAAACATGGTTCCATGGTTACATATATATCGGCTCCCTCCAGCCGCCAGTTATCCAAGAAGCTTGCCGCCTGGGTAACCGCAATCATTTCTGCATGAGCCGTTGGATCTTTAAGTGTTTCCTTCTGGTTATAAGCCCTTCCGATAATTCTCCCTTTATGGACGATTACCGCGCCGACCGGCACCTCATCTTTTTCCAGCGCTTTCTGCGCCTCTTTCAGGCATTCCTTTATATAGTATTCGTGATTGGGTTCTTTCATTTAAAGGGCTATTATAATTTTAAAGTGACTCTTCTGTCAAAATAATCTTGATTAAACGATTTCTGGTATATATAATAAACTATTTGCGATAAGCATAATTTTGAAAGGCTGTTATAGAATGGAAGAAACTAAAATAACAAATATCACCATGTCGGTGGAAGGGATGCATTGCCCGTCTTGCGCGGCTAATATCGAGCGGTCAATCGAGCATCTGTCCGGCGTGGTTAAAGCCTCTGTTAACTTTGCCAGTTCGGAGGTAGCCGTCCAGTATGACCCGCAACGGGTGGATATGGACCAGATAAAAAAGGCGGTTGCCAAGCCGGGCTATAAGGTAAGGGAATCCGTTTGGGCTAAAAGCAAGACTTTCTGGCAGGAACGAAAGTTCTTTATTCAAATGGTTGTTACCGGGCTTTTGGTTATTGCTTCCTGGGCATTTATGCATAGCAACCCTTTGGCTTCTAAAATCACGGCGATGGTTGCTGTCATTGCCGGCGGATATTCGGTTTTTATAGAAGCGGTGCGGGTATTATTAATACCGGATTTAGGCGTGAGCGTCCTTATCAGCATTGCTTCGATTGCGGCCGTCGCGGTAGGTGCTTACACGGAAGCCGCCATGGTAATTCTTATCATGTTAGTCGGGGAAACCTTAGAACATGTTGCCGTCAGGAAGACGCATCAGGCAATCGCCAAGTTGATGCAACTGGCGCCGAGTAATGCCCTGGTCAAGCGCGGAGACAAAGAAGAAGAAGTCGCCGTGGAAGATGTTCATATAGATGATATCGTGATCATAAAACCGGGTGGCCGCATTCCGGTTGACGGGATTATTGCACAGGGAGAAGGGCTGGTTAATCAGTCGATGCTTACCGGGGAAGCGATTCCCGCCTCCAAAGCAGTGGGCGATAAAGTCTACGCGGGAACCCTTAATGAAGGCAATGCTTTTGAGATAAAGGTGAGCCAGGTCGGAGAAGGAACTAAGCTGGCGCATATAAAGAGATTGGTTTTGCAGGCGGAGATGGAGAAATCACCGATACAGAGATTAGCCGACCGGTTTGCCCGTTATTTTATACCGGTGGTGTTTTTAATCGCGCTGGTTATTTTTTTGATGAGCGACCCGTCCGAAAGGATTTTTAAAGTGATAACCGTTTTTGTGGCGGCCTGCCCGTGCGCAATGGTCCTGGCCGCGCCGACCGCGGTTGTCGCCGGATTAGGGAATGCCGCCAAGAAGGGCATCCTGATTAAAGGCGGGCAATATCTGGAAACATTCGGCCATCTTCACACGCTTTTAATGGATAAGACCGGAACCCTGACCGAAGGCAAGATTAAAGTGACCGATATAAAGACGTTGAATAATCATTCCGAAAAAGATATAATTTACCATGCCGCAATCGCCGAGAAACGTTCCGAGCATCCGATTGCAAAAGCGGTGCTTAATTACGCGAATGAGAAAAAAATGGATATCCCCGACCCGGTTATGTTCGAAGTCCACAAAGGCATGGGCGTAACGGCTAAGATGTCCGACGAGGTCGCGGTGGGCAACCGGGCTTTGATGAAATCCAGGAATATTTCCGTCAGTCCTGAAACAGAGAAAATGATGGAAGCACTGGAAAAAACAGGGAAAACTGTTTTAATGGTATCGATAAAAGGCGTCTTGGCCGGGTTGGTTGCCGTGGCCGATACATTGAGGAGCGACGCCGAAGCGATTATAAAAAATATCCGGAAGGCCGGCGTCAAGCGGATTGCGCTCCTGACCGGCGATAACGCGCGCACCGCGGAATACATTGCCAAACAGGCAGGGATTGATGAATGGTACAGCGATTTGATGCCTGAGGATAAAATCGCCAAGCTAAAAGAGATAAAACAATCCGGCGTGAAAACTGGAATGATCGGCGATGGGATAAACGATGCGCCGTCTTTGGCGGCGGCTGATGTCGGGATTGCCATGGGGACAATCGGCTCGGAAGTGGCGATTGAAGCGGCGGATGTCAGCCTGATGAGAGATGATTTATCCATGGTGCCGGTGGCCATAAAATTGAGCCGCCGCGTTTGGAATACGATAATACAGAATTTCGTGTTTTCCATCGCGTATAATATCGGGATGATAACATTAATCGGGTTTGCCGTGCACGACCATTCAGGGATAACACTAGGCGCGGTTTTACACCAGCTGAGTTGTTTGCTAGTAGTAGCCAGTTCCCTGCGCCTGTTGCGGGGATAGAGTTAGTTCTTTATTGTTATAGAAATTGGCCGCGCTAAGCGGGGCGTTAGCGGTGCCCTGTACCTGCAATCCGCTGCAGCAGGGCTGAATACTCTTTTGCGGTTTGCATTGCGGGTAATTCTTTATTCGTAAGTGGCGATGAAGGCCGGGTCCTATGCAATAGGACGGACACTAACCCCGCCAGATCCGGAAGGAAGCAACGGTAACTGTTTTGTCCCATGTGCCGTAGGTTCACCTGACTGGAGCTAACTGCGCTTAAAGGTTATCCGTGATCGAAACAAAAAAGGGTTGCGCGGCCATTTTTAATTAAGTTATAGGTTGATTCTATGAGTTATACAGTTATTGCAAGACGTTATCGCCCTCAGACTTTTGAAGAAGTGGTCGGGCAGTCCGCAGTGGCCACTACTTTACAGAATGCGATAAAGGAAAACAAGGTTTCTCATGCCTACATCTTCGCCGGCGAGCGCGGGGTCGGCAAGACTTCGATGGCGAGAATCTTGGCTAAGGCACTTAATTGCAAAGCCGGGCCGGCCATTAACCCTTGCAATAAATGCGCTTCTTGTAAGGATATTTCCGAAGGCAATGACCCTGATGTTATTGAAATTGATGCGGCTTCCCAAACCAAGATTGACGATGTTCGTGTTTTGCAGGAAGGGGTCGGTTATGTCCCATTAAGGGGCAGGTATAAGATCTATATTATGGACGAGGCTCATCAGCTTTCCAAAAGCGCTTTTAATGCCCTTCTTAAAACCATAGAAGAACCTCCTCCTCATGTCAAGTTTATTTTCGCCACGACCGAACCGCATAAACTTCCGGAAACGATTATTTCGCGTTGTCAGAGATTTAATTTCCGGCGTATCGCCCCGAAGGATATCTATGAACATCTGGGAAAAATATGCCTTAAGGAAAAAGCTCCTTGTGACAAAAACTCGCTGGTGATGATTGCCCAAATGGCTAACGGTTCGATGCGCGATGCCGAAAGCGTTCTTGACCAGTTGATTTCGTTCGGCGGAGGAAAAGTTTCCGCTGGCGATATGGAGTCACTTCTCGGTACGGTTTCGCTTGGCGAGATGCTCGATATCTTTAACGCAATCTATGAAAAAGACCTTAATAAGATAATCACAATCGTGGATAATACGTTTAGCCAGGGCAAGGACATGTCGGTTTTTATCAATCAAATAGTGGAACATCTTTGGAAGCTCGTCCTTGTCAAAGTCAACCCGAAAGATTCTTCTTTGGTTGAGCATGAAATCATCAAGGATAAGGAATTATACGAGAAACAAGCCGTCCTTTTCAGCGTGGCGACACTTTTGGATTATATACAGGCTTTATCCGATATCAGATGGCGTTTGAGGGAGACATCCAACGTGAGGGTTATGATAGAATTTACGCTTTTAAAAATGTCTCATCAGGGAATACATACCGAGCAATCATGCAACCTTACCGTAGTTCCCGAGAATGTTAAACCGGCGCATCAGTCTGCCGATAGAATTGCGCCAAAGGCTAATCCAGTGCAAAAACCGGATGCGGATAAACATAAAATTGACGAAGTTTCCAATGCGGTTTTAAAAGAAGATCCAAAACAGGATGCCCATGCCGTCAATCCGGATGAAATTAGCGGGTTGTGGGGTAATGTTATGGAGGAAATAAAAAAGGCAAACCTGAAGGTGCACGCTTATTTGAAAGTCGCCCGGTTTATCAAAGCGGATAATCAGGAAATAGTCATCGGTTTCCCTCCGCAGTGCAGTTTCCATCGCCAGATGTTTGATAAAACGGAAAATAAAAAAGTGGTTGGTGAATATTTTAATAAAGTTACCGGTCTTAACCTGCCCGTGACCATGATAATGTTGAAGGAAGACCAGGTTAACCAGTTAAAAGAGTTGGATACTCCTGTGGTGCCGCCCGAGGAGAATGCTATTTTAAATGAGAACGAAAAGACATCATCAGACCAGGCGAATCAGACACTGGCGAATGATTTGCTGAATAATCCGATTATCCGGAAGATACAGGAAGAATTCAGCGCGCGGGTTATTAAAACTGAATAATGATTTTGGCTTGATAAAAGATAGGAGGGGAAAATGATACCTGGAATGGGAGGAATGAATTTAGGGAAAATGATGAAACAGGCACAGGAAATGCAAAAGCAGATGGGAAAAATCCAGGAGGAGCTTAAAGAACGCGTGGTCGAAGCTTCTTCCGGCGGCGGAATGGTCACGGTTAATGTGAACGGGCAGCAGGAACTCTTAGCGATTAAAATAAACCCGGAAGTGGTAAATAAAGATGATGTCAGTATGCTGGAGGATCTTATTACCGCGGCCGTTAATGAAGGCATGGTTAAAGCAAAGGAGCTGGCTAACGAGGAAATGAAAAAGGTCACGGGCGGAATGGGTTTGCCGCCGGGGTTGTTTTAAGCCCCAAATCCCCTCCCTGCCCGCCACTTCGTTCCAAGCCCGACAGGCACGGGCTGGCGGGTGGCAGGCGGGTACGAAGAGGGGTAGCCGCCGTAGGCGAGGACCCACATGGGCACAGTGTTGCCTCGCCTTTGGCGGGGGTGTGTAAATCAAACCCTGCCTTTTAGGCAGGCGCAATATGATGAGAAATTAAAAATTAATTAAATGAGATTGCGGACAAAAAGGGCAGGGTAGGACTTCCCGAAAACAAATATAATGAACCTATTATGCAATGTAATGAAGAATCAGCAAAACAGGGGGGAGGATACCTCTGCGGGCGCTACCCCTCGCGAATTCGGGTATGACCCCAAACGGACTAAGATACTACCTCAAATGGATGGAGATGCGGTCTCTAACGGATAGAGATATGGAGTTTAATGGATAGAGATATGACCCTGAACGGACGAAGATACGGGTTGCAATGGACTAAATTGGGGGGTGTTAAGAATGCAGATATGGGGTCAAACTAACCCGGATATGGGTCTGAAAGGATGGAGATATAGCCCTGATAGGATGAAGATACGGATTTGAAGGGCTGGCGATATGGTCTTGGTGCGATTAAATCAGGGGGTTCCTGGACAAACTCTATCCTGTCTTGAGGCGGAGATAAAAAAGGCTATCAGGATAAGAGGTTATCGTTACCGGCTCAGGCTACAGACGATATTTTATTCGCTTAAAGGCTGGACGGTCGAAAGGATTTCCGGACATTTTGATATCCCGGAACGAACAGTCTATAAATGGCGTAAGATTTATAAAGAGAAAGGATTAGAGGGATTGCGCGGTAAATACTTTTCGCGCAGGTTATGATTCACCGCAAAGGCGCAAAGAATGCAGAGAAAAATACTAAATAAGATGTTTTCAGAGTCAGAATGATAATATTATGAGAGAAGATGATTTTAAACCGAAAGTTAAGAAATTTCTAAAGGGCTTAGGAATAGATGTGCGGGATATTCCGTCACAAGGAAATGGCAAAACACCTGATTTCAGTGCTAAAAGCAATAATGATTCATATACTATAGAATTGAAAATAAAAGGTGATGATGTTGAAGAAACAGGTAGAGAAAAAGAAGTATTAGAGAGAGGAGAAATACTTGAAAAATCTATTCCAATAGAGCCAAGAAATACATTGTCCGGTATTGTTGATGATGGTGTTAAGCAGATGAAATTCCACGACCGCGATAATAAAACCTATCATATCTTATGGATCCATTCTGCGGGGCAAGACCCGAAGTTACATTACGAGCGGTTTAAATCAACATTATTTGGAACAGGGACTTTTTTTAGCACTGGTAAAGAAACAATGATTTGTTACTACTTTAATGAAAGTGCTTTTTATAAGCACAGAAATTCGTTAGATGGCGTTATTCTTTCAGTCAGTGACCAGTGTCAACTTTGTGTGAATACTTTATCTTCTCGGAAAGACAAGTTTAGACAGTCAGATTTATATAAGAATTTGTCTAATGCTCTTCTTGATCCGGATGCAGAGGAAGACACAGAGGAAGGTATTATGATAGCTGATTGTGATATCGATAGAAAACATCAGGGAGATGTTGTTAAATATCTGCAAAAGAAATATAACTTGTCTTCTTTGGTACCTGCGGTACTGGAGCAATATTCTTGTGTAAGTGCTATTCCTAATAGATCTGTGTAATCTGTGGCTGGCATTATGAAAAAGAAAGTTAATTTTATATTCTGTTTGCACAATCACCAGCCGGTTGGTAATTTTGATGATGTCTTTGAGGCTAATTACCGCCAGGCATACGAGCCGTTTATCAAGCTGGTTCAGCAATACCCTGAAATAAAACTGTCGCTCCATTACAGCGGTTCTCTTTTAGAGTGGATAGATAATACGCACCCAAAATTCATCACGGATATCAAATCTATGGTTAAATCCGGGCAGGTGGAGATAATGGGCGGCGGGGCATGCGACCCAATTCTAACTATGCTTCCCGATGAGGATAAAACCGGGCAGATAACTTATTTTTCCGATTACCTTAAAGAGTTATTCGGCACCAGACCGCAAGGGATGTGGCTTGCGGAAAGGGTTTGGGAACAGTACCTGGCGAAATATATTGCCGGTGCCGGATTAAAGTATACGGTTGTGGATGATTTCCATTTCCGTTCTGCAGGGATTAACCAGCATAAGCTTGACGGATTTTTCCTTACCGAAGAGGCGGGCAGTCTCGTCAATATTTTCCCCGGTTCGGAGAAGTTGCGTTATGTCATTCCTTTCGGCGATCCCTCGGCCACGATTGAAATCCTTAAACAGTCCGCTTCGGAAGAAGGCGATAAAATAGTGGTTTACGCGGATGACGGCGAGAAATTCGGTTCCTGGCCCACGACCTATGAGCATTGTTACCAGAATAAATGGCTGGAACGGTTTTTCCGGGAGCTAAAGGAAAATGCCGACTGGATAAATTTCATCACCTTCAGTGATGCCATAGAGAAAATCAAGCCGCGGGGAAAAGTGTATCTCCCGGATTGTTCTTACCGGGAAATGACCGAATGGGCTTTGCCTGCGGAAACACTGGTCGGTTACGATGATTTGATGGAGAAAATAAAACAATGCGGCTTATACGATAAATCATTCGGTTTTATCAAGGGCGGTTTCTGGCGCAATTTCAAAGTCAAATATCCGGAAATAAACCTGATGCATTCTAAAATGTACGAGGTGAGCGAAGAAGTAAGAGAATTGGATAAGAAATCACCGGATTACAGGAAAGCGCGCGAAGCGCTTTACCACGGGCAGTGTAATTGCCCTTACTGGCATGGCGTCTTCGGCGGATTTTACCTGCCGCATCTGAGGCATAGCATTTATAAATATCTTATCAAAGCCGAGAAGTATGTTAATAACAAGCAACTAACAACTAATAACTTACAATTGAAAGAGGCAGACTTTGACTGTGACGGTTATCCGGAAATCAAGATGTTTAATAAGGATTTATGCTGTTATTTCAAGCCTCATCAGGGAGGGGCGATGTACGAATTTGATATCGTGGAAAAGGAATTTAATCCTCTGGCCACCGTGACCAGGCGTCAGGAGGCGTATCATTACAAGATTATGAAGGCCCAGAGCATAAAGGCGGTTAGCCAGACGACAACCATTCATGACCTGGTTATTTCCAAGGAAAAAGGGCTGGAAAATCTGCTTTATTACGA harbors:
- a CDS encoding PAS domain S-box protein produces the protein MEPKNQTQHLEERLKLLESILDDSRDIIVVGDEHGKAIEFNKGAEIFLGYSRDEVLGKPISMFYFNPPDRKQVESALKEKGSLVDYNIRLKTKEGKMFHASTTLSYLRDDSNHIVGTIGIAKNIGERKRQEKRNSIRMFVNLSILILVTGLAIAGTYLGTTYLGSNPLVDHLKKENTRLSQEIEKANGELSKLGKLEKEIALAKSHSDDECSKIKEEMALIKAQLSQKEKCLDEINNCRFYIPQSVVGKNIVVLKKELPFTRMLSALYWAGTLKEIKNDCIIIQTIETNEPIEIPLKEIWGYKVE
- a CDS encoding triose-phosphate isomerase yields the protein MRTPAIIGNWKMFTNLKQATELVTFLKTNLSKITDIEIGVCPPFPYLAPVKAMIDSTNIKLGAQNCYWKDEGAFTGEVSPAMLKDIGCDYIIIGHSERRHQMGETDTMINNKIKAALKTGLTAIFCVGELLEERQEGKTESVIRRQLEEGLDGIIQDNIQKVIIAYEPVWAIGTGKTATPQQAQEMHSFIRKFITSIFNEIVAKNIRILYGGSVKAENIAEISAQPDVDGALVGSASLKSDSFSQIILNYKNKAK
- a CDS encoding nucleoside deaminase, which gives rise to MKEPNHEYYIKECLKEAQKALEKDEVPVGAVIVHKGRIIGRAYNQKETLKDPTAHAEMIAVTQAASFLDNWRLEGADIYVTMEPCLMCAAALVQARVKRIIYGTDDPKAGGCGSIFNIVSDKRLNHRIEVISNILKEECQDILKEFFRKKRIKGSVN
- a CDS encoding cation-translocating P-type ATPase, with translation MEETKITNITMSVEGMHCPSCAANIERSIEHLSGVVKASVNFASSEVAVQYDPQRVDMDQIKKAVAKPGYKVRESVWAKSKTFWQERKFFIQMVVTGLLVIASWAFMHSNPLASKITAMVAVIAGGYSVFIEAVRVLLIPDLGVSVLISIASIAAVAVGAYTEAAMVILIMLVGETLEHVAVRKTHQAIAKLMQLAPSNALVKRGDKEEEVAVEDVHIDDIVIIKPGGRIPVDGIIAQGEGLVNQSMLTGEAIPASKAVGDKVYAGTLNEGNAFEIKVSQVGEGTKLAHIKRLVLQAEMEKSPIQRLADRFARYFIPVVFLIALVIFLMSDPSERIFKVITVFVAACPCAMVLAAPTAVVAGLGNAAKKGILIKGGQYLETFGHLHTLLMDKTGTLTEGKIKVTDIKTLNNHSEKDIIYHAAIAEKRSEHPIAKAVLNYANEKKMDIPDPVMFEVHKGMGVTAKMSDEVAVGNRALMKSRNISVSPETEKMMEALEKTGKTVLMVSIKGVLAGLVAVADTLRSDAEAIIKNIRKAGVKRIALLTGDNARTAEYIAKQAGIDEWYSDLMPEDKIAKLKEIKQSGVKTGMIGDGINDAPSLAAADVGIAMGTIGSEVAIEAADVSLMRDDLSMVPVAIKLSRRVWNTIIQNFVFSIAYNIGMITLIGFAVHDHSGITLGAVLHQLSCLLVVASSLRLLRG
- the dnaX gene encoding DNA polymerase III subunit gamma/tau: MSYTVIARRYRPQTFEEVVGQSAVATTLQNAIKENKVSHAYIFAGERGVGKTSMARILAKALNCKAGPAINPCNKCASCKDISEGNDPDVIEIDAASQTKIDDVRVLQEGVGYVPLRGRYKIYIMDEAHQLSKSAFNALLKTIEEPPPHVKFIFATTEPHKLPETIISRCQRFNFRRIAPKDIYEHLGKICLKEKAPCDKNSLVMIAQMANGSMRDAESVLDQLISFGGGKVSAGDMESLLGTVSLGEMLDIFNAIYEKDLNKIITIVDNTFSQGKDMSVFINQIVEHLWKLVLVKVNPKDSSLVEHEIIKDKELYEKQAVLFSVATLLDYIQALSDIRWRLRETSNVRVMIEFTLLKMSHQGIHTEQSCNLTVVPENVKPAHQSADRIAPKANPVQKPDADKHKIDEVSNAVLKEDPKQDAHAVNPDEISGLWGNVMEEIKKANLKVHAYLKVARFIKADNQEIVIGFPPQCSFHRQMFDKTENKKVVGEYFNKVTGLNLPVTMIMLKEDQVNQLKELDTPVVPPEENAILNENEKTSSDQANQTLANDLLNNPIIRKIQEEFSARVIKTE
- a CDS encoding YbaB/EbfC family nucleoid-associated protein; the protein is MGGMNLGKMMKQAQEMQKQMGKIQEELKERVVEASSGGGMVTVNVNGQQELLAIKINPEVVNKDDVSMLEDLITAAVNEGMVKAKELANEEMKKVTGGMGLPPGLF
- a CDS encoding helix-turn-helix domain-containing protein, coding for MVLVRLNQGVPGQTLSCLEAEIKKAIRIRGYRYRLRLQTIFYSLKGWTVERISGHFDIPERTVYKWRKIYKEKGLEGLRGKYFSRRL
- a CDS encoding DUF1926 domain-containing protein — its product is MKKKVNFIFCLHNHQPVGNFDDVFEANYRQAYEPFIKLVQQYPEIKLSLHYSGSLLEWIDNTHPKFITDIKSMVKSGQVEIMGGGACDPILTMLPDEDKTGQITYFSDYLKELFGTRPQGMWLAERVWEQYLAKYIAGAGLKYTVVDDFHFRSAGINQHKLDGFFLTEEAGSLVNIFPGSEKLRYVIPFGDPSATIEILKQSASEEGDKIVVYADDGEKFGSWPTTYEHCYQNKWLERFFRELKENADWINFITFSDAIEKIKPRGKVYLPDCSYREMTEWALPAETLVGYDDLMEKIKQCGLYDKSFGFIKGGFWRNFKVKYPEINLMHSKMYEVSEEVRELDKKSPDYRKAREALYHGQCNCPYWHGVFGGFYLPHLRHSIYKYLIKAEKYVNNKQLTTNNLQLKEADFDCDGYPEIKMFNKDLCCYFKPHQGGAMYEFDIVEKEFNPLATVTRRQEAYHYKIMKAQSIKAVSQTTTIHDLVISKEKGLENLLYYDAYPRMSLLDHFFSLDCKLEDVSKSHYCEEGNFINADYSAKTPSGPILPKVSTPIRELPIIRGAPEPRPGGGSGVIGCPRIPPQREERGKEKQLTFSCQGKLNRADKEYPVKLVKLISLLNPPKIGLDIAYQITNSGEEDIEVVFGVEFNLSMLAGNAHDRFYYSAEKDDIGRLVSIGELARQKLFGIKDWYQKIDIGFSFDKPADIWYFPVQSVSQSEGGFELIYQNSVIIPHWKVKLMSGRSWSVKLLKTVSFL